The proteins below come from a single Arthrobacter crystallopoietes genomic window:
- the miaB gene encoding tRNA (N6-isopentenyl adenosine(37)-C2)-methylthiotransferase MiaB: MSVTIPAPEAILPQGTQRTYQVRTFGCQMNVHDSERLSGLLENAGLVEAQGAQADVVVFNTCAVRENADNKLYGNLGQLAPVKEQNPGMQIAVGGCLAQKDRETILKKAPWVDVVFGTHNVGSLPTLLERARHNNEAQLEILESLDVFPSTLPTKRDAVYSGWVSISVGCNNTCTFCIVPSLRGKERDRRPGDILSEIQALVDDGAIEVTLLGQNVNSYGVEFGDRGAFAKLLRACGDIQGLERVRFTSPHPAAFTDDVIEAMAETPNVMPQLHMPLQSGSDKVLKDMRRSYRSTKFLGILDKVRDRIPHAAISTDIIVGFPGETEEDFQATLDVVEKSRFATAFTFQYSKRPGTPAAELPDQQPKSVVQERYERLTALQDRISAEENAKQVGRRVEVMVTAQQGRKASETHRLSGRSRDQRLVHFSVPAGAEPPRPGDLVSVVITEAAPFHLVADPESAADYSLRRSRAGDAWDRSQADSCGVPSAGAAGGVKAAVSLGMPVLPVRSN; the protein is encoded by the coding sequence CCGAAGCGATCCTGCCCCAAGGCACACAGCGTACCTATCAGGTACGAACCTTTGGCTGCCAAATGAACGTGCATGACTCCGAACGCCTGTCCGGCCTGTTGGAGAACGCAGGTCTGGTAGAAGCGCAGGGCGCCCAGGCCGACGTCGTAGTTTTCAATACGTGCGCAGTACGCGAAAACGCGGACAACAAGCTGTACGGAAATCTCGGCCAGTTGGCTCCTGTCAAAGAACAGAACCCCGGTATGCAGATCGCCGTCGGCGGATGTTTGGCCCAGAAGGACCGGGAGACGATCCTGAAAAAGGCCCCGTGGGTTGATGTGGTCTTCGGCACGCATAACGTGGGCTCGCTGCCGACGCTGCTGGAACGGGCACGGCACAATAACGAGGCACAGCTGGAGATCCTCGAATCCCTGGACGTCTTTCCCTCCACACTGCCGACCAAGCGGGATGCGGTCTACTCGGGTTGGGTCTCCATTTCGGTGGGCTGCAACAACACTTGCACGTTCTGCATCGTTCCCTCGCTTCGAGGCAAAGAGCGGGACCGCAGGCCCGGGGACATTCTGTCCGAAATCCAGGCGTTGGTCGACGACGGCGCCATCGAAGTCACGTTGCTCGGGCAGAACGTCAACTCGTACGGCGTCGAATTCGGCGACCGGGGTGCGTTCGCCAAGCTGCTGCGCGCGTGTGGCGATATCCAGGGCCTCGAGCGGGTGCGGTTCACGAGTCCGCATCCCGCCGCATTTACCGACGACGTCATCGAAGCGATGGCGGAAACGCCCAACGTCATGCCCCAACTGCACATGCCGTTGCAATCCGGCTCGGACAAGGTGCTCAAGGACATGCGCCGCTCCTACCGGTCAACCAAGTTCCTGGGCATCCTGGATAAAGTCCGGGACCGTATTCCGCACGCAGCCATTTCCACCGACATCATCGTGGGATTTCCCGGGGAGACCGAGGAAGACTTCCAGGCAACGCTGGATGTGGTGGAGAAGTCCCGCTTCGCAACCGCATTCACGTTCCAATACTCGAAGCGTCCGGGGACACCGGCCGCGGAGTTGCCCGACCAGCAGCCCAAATCAGTGGTCCAGGAACGCTATGAGCGCCTGACGGCCTTGCAGGACAGGATCTCCGCTGAGGAGAACGCCAAGCAGGTAGGACGCCGGGTCGAAGTCATGGTAACCGCTCAGCAAGGCCGCAAAGCCAGCGAGACCCATCGGCTGTCTGGTCGGTCCCGCGATCAGCGGCTGGTCCACTTCTCCGTGCCGGCAGGCGCAGAGCCACCGCGCCCCGGGGACCTGGTGAGTGTGGTGATTACGGAGGCGGCACCGTTCCATCTCGTTGCCGATCCGGAAAGCGCCGCCGACTACTCACTACGCCGCTCCCGTGCGGGAGATGCGTGGGACCGCTCCCAGGCTGACTCCTGTGGTGTGCCTTCGGCAGGGGCCGCCGGCGGAGTCAAGGCCGCCGTGTCCCTGGGGATGCCGGTACTGCCCGTCCGCAGCAACTAA